From the genome of Lotus japonicus ecotype B-129 chromosome 6, LjGifu_v1.2, one region includes:
- the LOC130725421 gene encoding uncharacterized protein LOC130725421 translates to MAQGAGDAFKSKLLALQKGLLHVWELGFRPVNCFVDCSEVQKVVITNSDVQNYWHGAVILLIREVIARNLSVSVTPVPKEQKMVVDALAKLAVREGWDWKGQNKTECLLPPTTQSYPWLLYVHNNLAIIRSILDPTETYSRSIPELSGANLLTVQHGGWCVLEKGGKEKVRELLLWNPFLQEKIHLPSLKHENRIRNCILSCSPTETDQVCSIFLFPHEAYGYGPNILFYCEVGDKQWFAVDYRKDLVRASPPEEDGVVYNPFLYSPVYFNGRLYAVSYSRLLVIIEKLEPPNGLQIHSADVYLPDPFPHTFPCLRQLLVCNHELFHIQISMEYNKIFGIAVHKLNFSHMIWERVKSIKDMVFFLSDKDLPFARRVNPGGGGLIYFTSMNNKFVHIFNLEDNSLRICKAFPSFPENWFPAKSFWVMPDLRRTLAPTTEGIKTQVGAGIIRMTIAPKEKVGKTQIRPNLRMTHALKEERGKNQTRGGESSATVHSDETRDRATNFDALPFHIVEMVANYLDAYDYLHFRATNCYYRHLRAPPLQWRSPSHISASSFDDLSLFPLFVYFEKEEVLTFVHPNHGIKYKYSINMPEDIQGGCEICYSKDGWLLLSVNTFSNIFFNPFTKEVKQLAYGPASKQYGPTPKQVWKNTPLMGFSHPPTSSKCVVVELQDFYQPTVHTTWLGKGKWKESIFRGRHFHSTNISPCFHNEAFYYLSRNGKLGILKLAGKKKIFWREYKKLNAPCRGYYKCFLVESNDSLLFVFENPFENWVRVFKLNESEKTWTGVKSLGNHMIFVGNQSFSAVASIPGMENKIYFPRFYNKNIVFYSLESSNYHTFESSEVVDFHCMEEKLNSSWIQPRW, encoded by the exons ATGGCGCAGGGTGCGGGTGATGCATTCAAGTCCAAGCTGTTAGCGCTGCAAAAGGGCCTTCTGCACGTTTGGGAACTTGGTTTCCGCCCGGTGAATTGCTTTGTGGATTGCTCCGAGGTGCAGAAGGTAGTCATAACTAATAGTGATGTCCAGAATTATTGGCATGGGGCGGTGATTCTTTTAATTCGAGAAGTGATAGCTAGGAATTTGAGTGTTTCAGTTACTCCGGTTCCCAAGGAACAAAAAATGGTTGTGGATGCATTGGCAAAGCTAGCGGTGCGAGAAGGCTGGGATTGGAAG GGACAAAATAAAACAGAATGCCTTCTTCCGCCTACTACCCAATCTTACCCTTGGCTTCTTTATGTTCACAACAACCTGGCCATCATTCGCAGCATATTAGATCCCACAGAAACTTATTCAAGAAGTATTCCAGAGTTGAGTGGGGCAAATCTGTTGACCGTGCAACATGGTGGTTGGTGTGTTTTGGAGAAAGGTGGAAAAGAAAAGGTTCGGGAACTATTACTTTGGAATCCTTTTCTTCAGGAAAAGATTCATCTCCCATCCCTGAAACACGAGAACAGAATTCGCAATTGCATTTTGTCGTGCTCCCCAACTGAAACAGATCAAGTTTGCTCCATATTTTTATTCCCGCATGAGGCGTATGGTTACGGTCCAAATATATTATTCTATTGTGAAGTTGGAGATAAACAATGGTTTGCAGTAGACTACCGAAAAGACTTAGTGAGGGCTTCACCGCCGGAGGAGGATGGTGTAGTTTATAACCCGTTTCTTTATAGCCCTGTTTACTTCAATGGTCGCTTGTATGCAGTGTCATACTCTCGTCTTCTGGTGATAATAGAGAAGCTTGAACCTCCTAATGGCCTTCAAATACACTCTGCAGATGTTTACTTGCCAGATCCGTTTCCACATACCTTCCCATGTCTACGCCAGTTGCTAGTGTGTAACCATGAATTATTTCATATTCAAATATCTATGGAGTATAATAAGATTTTTGGCATAGCGGTTCACAAATTAAATTTTTCTCACATGATATGGGAAAGGGTGAAAAGCATCAAAGACATGGTCTTCTTTTTATCCGATAAGGATTTACCATTTGCTCGTCGAGTCAATCCTGGTGGAGGGGGTCTTATCTATTTCACGTCCATGAACAACAAATTTGTTCATATATTCAACCTTGAAGACAATAGTCTCAGAATTTGTAAAGCTTTCCCAAGTTTCCCAGAAAATTGGTTTCCCGCAAAATCATTCTGGGTTATGCCAGATTTAAG GAGGACTCTGGCACCCACAACAGAAGGTATAAAAACTCAAGTTGGGGCAGGTATAATAAG GATGACTATTGCACCAAAGGAAAAAGTAGGGAAAACTCAAATTAGGCCAAATCTAAG GATGACCCATGCActcaaagaagaaagaggaaaaaacCAAACTAGAGGTGGGGAAAGTAGTGCGACAGTCCATTCAGATGAGACACGGGATAGAGCTACTAACTTTGATGCATTACCTTTTCATATAGTCGAAATGGTTGCAAACTATCTTGATGCATATGATTATTTGCATTTTCGAGCTACCAACTGTTACTATCGTCATTTAAGAGCACCGCCACTTCAATGGAGATCACCCTCTCACATATCAGCGTCAAGTTTTGATGATCTTTCACTCTTTCCGTTATTTGTTTACTTTGAGAAAGAAGAAGTTTTAACTTTTGTGCACCCAAACCATGGAATTAAGTATAAATATAGCATTAACATGCCCGAAGATATCCAAGGAGGTTGTGAAATTTGCTACTCCAAAGATGGTTGGCTACTTCTGTCAGTAAACACATTTTCTAACATTTTCTTCAATCCTTTTACAAAAGAAGTGAAACAACTTGCATATGGACCTGCATCAAAACAATATGGACCTACACCAAAACAAGTATGGAAGAATACACCGTTGATGGGCTTCTCACATCCtccaacctcttcaaaatgtgTAGTTGTTGAACTCCAAGATTTTTACCAACCAACGGTACACACCACTTGGCTTGGGAAAGGTAAATGGAAAGAATCCATTTTTAGAGGTCGTCATTTTCATTCCACCAACATAAGCCCTTGTTTCCATAATGAAGCATTCTATTATCTTAGCAGGAATGGAAAGTTGGGCATTCTTAAACtagcaggaaaaaaaaaaatattttggagaGAATATAAAAAGCTTAATGCTCCATGTAGGGGCTACTACAAGTGCTTTCTAGTAGAATCTAATGATAGTCTCTTGTTTGTATTTGAGAATCCTTTTGAAAATTGGGTTCGAGTTTTCAAGTTAAATGAGTCTGAAAAGACATGGACAGGAGTTAAAAGCCTTGGAAACCATATGATTTTTGTTGGTAATCAATCGTTTTCTGCGGTGGCTAGTATTCCtggaatggaaaataaaatatattttcccAGATTTTATAACAAAAACATTGTGTTTTATTCATTAGAATCAAGTAACTACCACACATTTGAAAGCTCTGAAGTTGTGGATTTTCATTGTATGGAAGAAAAACTTAATAGCAGCTGGATTCAACCAAGGTGGTAG